A stretch of Gossypium hirsutum isolate 1008001.06 chromosome A06, Gossypium_hirsutum_v2.1, whole genome shotgun sequence DNA encodes these proteins:
- the LOC107956330 gene encoding metacaspase-9 yields the protein MSKGTKRAVLVGCNYPMTQFRLHGCINDVRAIRGVILNFGFKKSDVNVLTDSPGAPVLPTGANIKDALNRMMNKAKAGDILFFYFSGHGTRIPIFQPGQPFRQDEAIVACDLNLVTGRFLFEFIYLF from the coding sequence ATGAGTAAGGGTACGAAGAGAGCAGTTCTGGTGGGATGCAACTACCCCATGACCCAATTCAGGTTGCATGGATGCATCAATGATGTGAGAGCCATAAGAGGTGTGATCCTGAACTTTGGGTTTAAGAAAAGCGATGTTAATGTCCTCACCGATTCGCCAGGGGCGCCGGTTCTGCCTACTGGTGCAAACATTAAAGATGCACTTAATAGAATGATGAACAAGGCTAAAGCAGGAGATATCCTATTTTTCTACTTTAGTGGACATGGAACACGCATTCCAATCTTTCAACCTGGCCAGCCTTTCAGGCAAGATGAAGCAATCGTGGCTTGTGATTTAAATCTTGTCACCGGtaggtttttgtttgaatttatatatttattttag
- the LOC121230563 gene encoding metacaspase-9-like: protein MVSADVDFRRLVNRLPKGASFTILSDSCHSGGLIEKEKEQFGAEHMMTPVNPNKPKPSKAKAKSLAFDIIHSAMDIGVGIIYDEAKVGQLIFRIFGKDVSLKFHPHYVNGLMVLDPLEEDDGILLSGCEANETSYDLVLENKAFGAFTDAVINVINQQLGAGISNRQLVAEAAKILKNNGFEQNPCLYCSDENMLELSYP from the coding sequence ATGGTTTCTGCAGATGTGGACTTCAGGCGTTTAGTTAACCGGCTACCAAAAGGAGCAAGCTTCACAATCCTATCAGATTCGTGCCACAGTGGTGGTCtcattgaaaaagagaaagaacaaTTTGGTGCTGAGCATATGATGACTCCAGTAAATCCCAACAAGCCTAAACCGTCTAAGGCTAAGGCTAAGAGTCTTGCTTTTGATATCATACATAGTGCGATGGATATAGGGGTAGGCATCATATACGACGAAGCAAAAGTTGGCCAATTGATTTTCAGAATCTTCGGGAAAGATGTGAGTCTCAAATTCCATCCTCACTACGTAAATGGGTTAATGGTGTTGGATCCACTGGAGGAGGATGATGGGATTTTATTAAGTGGGTGTGAAGCCAATGAGACATCATATGACCTGGTCTTGGAGAATAAAGCCTTTGGGGCGTTCACCGATGCTGTGATTAACGTAATCAATCAGCAATTGGGTGCTGGAATAAGCAACAGACAACTTGTGGCTGAGGCTGCCAAGATTTTGAAGAACAATGGATTCGAGCAGAACCCTTGCCTTTATTGCAGTGATGAGAATATGTTAGAATTAAGTTaccca